From a single Fulvivirga ulvae genomic region:
- a CDS encoding proline racemase family protein codes for MSSSTFQRIKDLKSFKRPATWSAIKTIEMHTGGEPLRVVVDGFPSLEGDSLLANRRYVKENYDHLRKLLMFEPRGHADMYGCIMLPPFHEEADFSVIFMHNEGYSTMCGHAVIALTKLAVEMGWVEIKEPITSINIEAPCGLVRAYAQVEEGRVIATGFHGVPSFVLADNVQIDVKGMGKLKMDIAYGGAFYAYVDAQNAGIELIPENYPEIIEAGRAIKQAVINSGLKIEHPFEADLGFLYGTIFMDTSPVAGVDSRNVCVFADGEVDRSPTGSGVSGRMALHHQQGILKEGESMTIESIVGSRFTGKVTSIIKFGPYDAVIPEVWGTAHISGQNEFYLDPDDPFQEGFLLR; via the coding sequence ATGAGCAGCAGTACATTTCAGAGAATTAAGGACTTGAAGAGCTTTAAGAGACCAGCAACCTGGTCTGCCATTAAAACCATAGAAATGCACACCGGTGGAGAGCCCTTGCGTGTGGTTGTCGATGGTTTCCCATCGTTGGAAGGCGACAGCCTTCTGGCAAACAGAAGATATGTGAAAGAAAATTACGATCACCTGAGAAAACTTTTGATGTTTGAGCCTCGCGGCCATGCAGATATGTATGGATGTATTATGCTCCCTCCCTTTCATGAGGAAGCTGACTTTTCTGTAATATTCATGCACAATGAAGGTTACAGTACCATGTGTGGTCATGCTGTAATAGCGTTGACAAAGCTGGCTGTGGAAATGGGTTGGGTAGAGATCAAAGAGCCAATAACCAGCATCAATATAGAGGCGCCCTGTGGATTGGTGAGGGCATATGCCCAGGTGGAGGAGGGGAGAGTGATAGCTACCGGTTTCCACGGAGTACCTTCCTTTGTACTGGCTGACAATGTACAAATCGACGTAAAAGGTATGGGTAAGTTAAAAATGGATATTGCATACGGAGGGGCTTTTTATGCCTACGTTGATGCTCAAAATGCAGGTATTGAATTAATACCTGAAAACTATCCTGAAATTATCGAAGCAGGAAGGGCGATAAAGCAGGCTGTTATTAATAGCGGGTTGAAAATAGAGCATCCCTTTGAGGCTGATCTTGGATTTCTGTACGGAACTATATTCATGGATACTTCCCCCGTTGCCGGAGTTGATAGCAGAAATGTATGCGTTTTTGCCGATGGAGAGGTAGATCGCTCACCCACGGGTTCAGGTGTTTCAGGAAGAATGGCTTTACATCATCAGCAGGGGATATTGAAGGAGGGAGAATCTATGACTATTGAGAGTATCGTCGGGAGCCGGTTCACAGGGAAAGTGACTAGTATAATAAAATTTGGCCCTTATGATGCCGTAATACCCGAAGTATGGGGTACAGCCCATATTAGCGGGCAAAATGAATTCTATCTTGATCCTGATGATCCTTTTCAGGAAGGATTTTTATTGCGGTAG
- a CDS encoding UDP-glucose--hexose-1-phosphate uridylyltransferase produces MNISRLNETSHRRYNPLAGEWVLVSPHRARRPWQGKTEKKEDKSSVQYDPGCYLCPGNERVGGVINPDYKEVYVFDNDFPALLSDEQVSFEDDLFTAKSEKGICRVVCFSPDHGLTLSQMAIDDIKKVVDVWAEQYMMLGAKPGISYVQIFENRGEMMGCSNPHPHGQVWATETVPNEPAKETIMQRQYFEKHGRTLLSDYLTQELKKDERIVIETDHFVVLVPFWAVWPFETMIISKIAIPHLGVMNEEEKVDFAKALGLLTRTYDGLFDVSFPYSAGIHQAPTDGGEYPEWHFHMHFYPPLLRSATVRKFMVGFEMLGNPQRDITPEESTQRLVSVYQSIIK; encoded by the coding sequence ATGAATATATCAAGACTTAATGAGACTTCGCATAGAAGGTATAACCCTTTGGCCGGAGAGTGGGTTTTGGTATCACCACACAGGGCCAGACGTCCGTGGCAGGGTAAGACCGAGAAGAAAGAAGATAAATCATCAGTGCAGTATGATCCGGGGTGCTATCTGTGTCCCGGTAATGAAAGAGTTGGAGGGGTAATCAACCCAGATTACAAGGAGGTCTACGTATTCGACAATGATTTCCCTGCCCTGCTTAGCGATGAGCAGGTTTCGTTTGAAGATGACTTGTTCACAGCCAAATCAGAAAAGGGCATATGTAGGGTCGTTTGTTTTTCGCCGGATCATGGCCTGACGTTATCCCAAATGGCTATTGATGATATTAAGAAGGTGGTGGACGTTTGGGCTGAACAATATATGATGCTGGGGGCTAAACCGGGCATCAGCTATGTGCAGATCTTTGAAAACAGGGGGGAGATGATGGGGTGTAGCAACCCTCATCCTCACGGTCAGGTCTGGGCTACGGAGACTGTGCCTAATGAACCGGCAAAAGAAACGATCATGCAGCGGCAATATTTTGAGAAGCATGGCCGCACTTTACTTTCAGATTATCTTACCCAGGAGCTTAAAAAGGATGAGCGCATAGTGATTGAAACCGATCACTTCGTGGTGCTGGTACCTTTCTGGGCGGTGTGGCCGTTTGAAACCATGATAATTAGTAAAATAGCTATACCACATCTGGGAGTAATGAACGAGGAGGAAAAGGTGGATTTTGCAAAAGCCCTTGGGTTACTTACCCGGACCTACGACGGGTTATTTGATGTATCGTTTCCCTATTCGGCAGGTATCCATCAGGCTCCTACAGATGGTGGGGAATATCCTGAGTGGCATTTTCATATGCATTTCTATCCACCATTGCTGCGGTCAGCAACTGTCAGGAAATTTATGGTTGGTTTTGAGATGTTGGGTAATCCTCAGCGGGATATAACACCGGAAGAGAGTACCCAAAGGTTGGTAAGTGTATACCAATCAATAATCAAATAA
- the galK gene encoding galactokinase, translating to MEAHEIHKAFIDIYGQPDLLVRSPARINLIGEHTDYNGGFVLPAAINKETYFAISGNGTRTCNVYSKHFDETVTFELDDIKPSDKSWANYLIGAVDQVQKNGYKVHGFNIVFGGNIPIGAGLSSSASVECGLIFSINELFSLGIEPVEIIKMGQKAENEFVGVQCGIMDQFINVMGKKDHALRLDCRSLEYYYFPLKLNNYCIILCNSLVSHSLATSAYNTRKEECLRGVEIIKAHYPEVESLRDVKLPMLQHLLPELGENVFNRCKFVIEENLRVLESCDQLQKGDVAGFGRNLYDSHYGLALTYKVSCPELDFLIGFTINKPQVVGARMMGGGFGGCTINIVENTYKDDFIQAISDAYQQRFEIMPEIYEVAPAEGTSEAAVSECVNTKSSL from the coding sequence ATGGAAGCACACGAAATACACAAGGCATTTATAGATATATATGGTCAGCCGGATTTGTTGGTTAGATCTCCGGCAAGGATCAACCTGATAGGTGAACATACAGACTATAACGGTGGATTTGTACTACCGGCAGCGATCAATAAAGAGACTTATTTCGCGATATCAGGAAACGGCACCCGGACCTGTAATGTATACTCCAAACACTTCGATGAAACGGTAACCTTTGAACTGGATGATATAAAACCATCGGATAAATCGTGGGCAAACTACCTCATCGGGGCAGTAGACCAGGTTCAAAAGAATGGATATAAAGTTCACGGGTTCAATATTGTATTCGGAGGTAATATTCCTATTGGAGCAGGTCTTTCGTCATCAGCGTCCGTGGAGTGTGGACTCATATTCTCCATAAATGAGCTGTTCTCGCTGGGCATTGAGCCTGTAGAGATCATTAAAATGGGGCAAAAAGCAGAAAACGAGTTTGTGGGAGTCCAGTGCGGTATTATGGATCAGTTTATCAATGTAATGGGCAAAAAAGATCATGCTTTACGACTCGATTGCCGGTCATTGGAGTATTATTATTTCCCATTGAAGCTAAACAACTACTGTATTATACTTTGCAATTCGCTTGTGAGCCATTCACTGGCTACTTCTGCCTACAACACACGAAAGGAAGAATGTCTTCGTGGAGTGGAAATCATTAAAGCTCATTACCCTGAAGTTGAAAGCCTGAGAGATGTGAAACTCCCTATGTTGCAGCACCTTCTTCCTGAACTTGGAGAAAATGTTTTCAACCGTTGTAAGTTCGTTATTGAAGAGAATTTACGCGTACTTGAGAGTTGCGATCAACTGCAAAAAGGCGATGTAGCCGGATTTGGCAGAAACCTCTACGATTCGCATTACGGTCTGGCGCTAACTTATAAGGTAAGTTGCCCGGAACTGGATTTTCTGATAGGCTTTACTATTAACAAGCCTCAGGTCGTTGGAGCCAGAATGATGGGCGGGGGCTTTGGAGGGTGTACTATAAATATTGTTGAGAATACCTATAAAGATGATTTCATACAGGCAATTAGTGATGCCTATCAGCAGCGTTTTGAAATTATGCCTGAGATCTATGAGGTGGCGCCAGCCGAGGGTACAAGTGAGGCTGCTGTTTCGGAGTGTGTAAATACCAAAAGTTCATTATGA
- a CDS encoding helix-turn-helix transcriptional regulator, whose amino-acid sequence MIYQEITPSAELLPYINCYWVIEDDDQSVLKDVSFPDGCVELIFNMGVPVFRAPDHQNFSRNPSIELIGQMSRSYAIQSQGCRSMLGIRFYPHTVRSFFPIKISELTDRVINPNAISKIYDLLFQEIAETSDLNSQINAIESFLLKQIRPEPYRRKLKIVDHAVKHILMRKDKSDLNMILSQCDISARYLQKLFDEYVGISPKLFMKIIRFQQSFKYLNEPRASLTSVAYQCGYFDQSHFIRDFKALSGKLPSQYTMEAHPYNEFFLKEASRSYLFDY is encoded by the coding sequence ATGATCTACCAGGAAATTACGCCTTCTGCTGAGCTGCTCCCTTACATCAACTGTTATTGGGTTATTGAGGATGATGACCAGTCGGTGCTCAAAGATGTGTCGTTTCCGGATGGTTGTGTGGAGTTAATTTTCAACATGGGCGTGCCTGTATTCCGAGCACCAGATCATCAAAATTTCAGTAGAAACCCATCTATAGAACTCATTGGTCAAATGAGCCGGTCGTATGCCATTCAGTCTCAGGGGTGCAGGTCCATGCTGGGCATCAGGTTCTATCCGCATACTGTACGAAGCTTCTTCCCTATAAAAATCTCCGAACTGACTGACAGGGTGATCAACCCAAATGCAATCTCAAAAATATACGACCTGCTATTTCAGGAGATTGCAGAAACATCTGACCTGAATAGCCAGATCAATGCTATTGAGTCCTTTCTCCTAAAACAGATCCGCCCGGAACCCTACCGTCGTAAACTTAAAATTGTGGATCACGCCGTGAAGCACATCCTGATGCGTAAAGATAAAAGTGATCTGAATATGATCTTAAGTCAGTGCGATATCAGTGCCCGATATCTACAAAAGCTTTTTGACGAATATGTAGGTATAAGCCCTAAACTGTTCATGAAGATCATCCGGTTTCAACAATCCTTCAAATACCTGAATGAACCTCGCGCATCACTTACCTCTGTGGCCTATCAATGTGGTTATTTTGATCAATCACACTTTATCAGAGACTTTAAAGCACTTTCCGGCAAGCTTCCTTCTCAGTATACAATGGAGGCCCATCCATACAATGAATTTTTCCTGAAGGAAGCCAGCCGGTCATACTTATTTGATTATTGA
- a CDS encoding sodium/sugar symporter, which produces MNLSTIDIIIFVAYGCLIIFIGYWVSREKKGHTKDSSDYFLAGKSLPWWAIGASLIASNISAEQFIGMSGSGFALGLGIATYEWMAALTLLIVAKFFLPVFLKKGIFTLPQLLEQRYDGRIRTVLAVFWVFLYTFVNLSTVLYLSSLALTVVLGITMWQSIIGLAVMAVAYSIYGGLKAVAWTDVVQVVFLIFGGLITTYLALDAVSEGAGALKGLSLLLEKAPEKFDMILSPDNPFYKDLPGISVLVGGMWIANLSYWGCNQYIIQRALAAKSIGEAQKGLAFAGYLKLLIPMVVVIPGIAAFVLGANIERYDAAYPWLLANLVPTGIKGLAFAALIAAALSSLSSMMNSTATIFTMDLYKPSLKREVSESHLVTVGRIVGLVAMLIAVVVAQPLLGGEEQVFQFIQKYTGYVSPGIVVLFMFGLFWKRASASGALWTAIASVPFSIFVDLVFPSMPFLDQMGVVFLLLSALMIMVSLGAGKASPKAINLEKGLFSTSPWFNALAMGIMLILAVLYIIFW; this is translated from the coding sequence ATGAATCTATCGACCATCGACATCATTATTTTCGTTGCCTATGGCTGCCTGATCATATTTATTGGGTATTGGGTCAGCCGGGAAAAGAAGGGGCACACCAAAGATTCCAGCGACTACTTTCTGGCTGGCAAATCGCTGCCCTGGTGGGCTATCGGAGCATCTCTGATCGCTTCCAACATTTCAGCAGAGCAATTCATTGGCATGTCAGGTTCCGGCTTTGCCCTGGGTTTGGGTATAGCCACCTATGAGTGGATGGCTGCACTTACCCTGCTGATCGTAGCCAAGTTTTTTCTTCCTGTATTTTTAAAGAAAGGTATTTTTACTCTGCCTCAGCTACTCGAACAACGCTACGATGGGCGCATAAGGACCGTGCTGGCTGTATTCTGGGTATTTCTGTACACTTTCGTTAACCTTTCCACAGTGCTATACCTTTCGTCATTGGCACTGACGGTAGTGTTGGGCATTACCATGTGGCAGTCAATCATTGGCCTGGCAGTAATGGCAGTTGCTTACTCTATTTACGGAGGTTTGAAAGCGGTAGCCTGGACCGATGTCGTGCAGGTCGTGTTCCTGATATTCGGAGGCCTGATCACCACTTACCTGGCACTTGATGCGGTAAGTGAAGGAGCAGGAGCTTTAAAAGGCCTTTCTCTTCTGCTTGAAAAAGCTCCTGAGAAGTTTGATATGATCCTCTCTCCCGACAACCCTTTTTATAAAGACCTTCCGGGTATTTCCGTGCTGGTAGGGGGTATGTGGATTGCCAACCTGAGTTATTGGGGGTGCAATCAGTACATTATCCAGAGAGCACTGGCTGCCAAGAGTATTGGTGAAGCCCAAAAAGGACTTGCATTTGCTGGATATTTAAAATTACTGATTCCTATGGTAGTGGTAATACCAGGTATTGCAGCTTTTGTACTTGGCGCAAATATAGAGAGATATGACGCTGCTTACCCCTGGTTACTGGCTAATCTTGTACCTACTGGTATCAAAGGGCTGGCTTTTGCAGCCCTGATTGCAGCGGCCCTGTCATCGCTAAGCTCTATGATGAACAGTACTGCAACCATTTTTACCATGGATCTTTACAAACCATCACTCAAGAGGGAGGTTTCCGAGAGCCATTTAGTTACCGTTGGTCGTATTGTAGGTTTGGTGGCTATGCTTATCGCCGTAGTTGTGGCTCAACCCTTATTGGGGGGTGAAGAACAGGTATTCCAGTTTATCCAAAAATACACAGGATATGTCAGCCCGGGCATTGTGGTATTGTTCATGTTTGGTTTGTTCTGGAAGCGAGCTTCAGCAAGTGGAGCATTGTGGACTGCCATCGCTTCAGTGCCATTTAGCATCTTCGTTGATCTCGTGTTCCCGTCTATGCCATTTCTTGATCAAATGGGGGTAGTATTTCTCTTGCTTTCCGCCTTGATGATAATGGTTTCACTGGGGGCAGGAAAGGCATCACCTAAAGCGATCAATCTGGAGAAAGGACTATTCTCGACTTCACCATGGTTCAACGCATTGGCCATGGGCATTATGTTAATACTTGCAGTTTTATACATCATTTTTTGGTAA
- a CDS encoding aldose 1-epimerase, producing MEFLQGKFGERAYHILLNRDSGEYIGVIPSCGAMLNAFNVRLPDDSYFPLIDGYENENDLVNNIAHTFKGCKLSPFPNRIKAGNYTFKGQNYQLGINLLEEGHAHHGLLYNVPFELINSGADEYEGRLRYRYVYDAFNPGYPFKYHMEIEYRFNRDNSLTCTTEIKNTDDREILIGDGWHPVFNTHPLTDDMYIRFRADKQLELHDMIPNMKFAEDGKFSDFRRIGKQQFDDAFELNNTGKAVFTLAYPKLKMAVDIWQQTGTDGYNYLQVYTPYNRNSIAVEPVTCPANAFNNGLGLITLAPGVELSLAYGIEVSFDKFSIPDTLINF from the coding sequence ATGGAGTTTTTGCAAGGAAAATTCGGGGAAAGAGCTTACCATATATTATTGAACAGGGATTCTGGAGAATACATTGGTGTTATCCCATCTTGCGGTGCTATGCTCAATGCCTTTAATGTCAGGTTGCCCGATGATAGCTATTTTCCGTTGATTGATGGGTATGAAAATGAAAATGATTTGGTCAACAATATTGCCCATACTTTTAAGGGATGCAAGTTGTCGCCATTTCCCAATAGGATAAAAGCAGGTAATTACACCTTTAAAGGTCAGAATTATCAGTTGGGTATTAACCTGTTGGAAGAAGGCCATGCTCACCACGGTTTACTCTACAATGTTCCCTTTGAGTTGATTAATAGCGGGGCCGATGAGTATGAAGGTAGATTACGCTATCGATATGTGTATGATGCATTCAATCCGGGCTATCCATTTAAATATCACATGGAAATAGAGTACCGGTTCAACAGGGATAACAGCTTGACATGCACCACTGAAATTAAGAATACTGATGACCGGGAAATATTGATTGGTGATGGCTGGCACCCTGTTTTTAACACCCATCCCTTAACCGATGATATGTATATCAGGTTCCGTGCAGACAAACAATTGGAACTTCATGACATGATACCCAACATGAAGTTTGCAGAAGACGGAAAATTCAGCGATTTTCGTCGGATTGGAAAGCAACAGTTTGATGATGCTTTTGAATTAAACAATACTGGTAAGGCAGTTTTTACCCTGGCATACCCCAAGTTGAAAATGGCAGTTGACATTTGGCAACAAACGGGAACCGACGGGTACAATTACCTTCAGGTATATACCCCATATAATAGAAACAGCATTGCAGTTGAACCGGTAACGTGTCCAGCAAATGCTTTTAATAATGGACTTGGACTCATAACTCTTGCCCCTGGAGTGGAGCTAAGTCTTGCTTATGGTATAGAAGTTAGTTTTGACAAATTTTCTATACCAGATACTTTAATCAATTTCTAA
- a CDS encoding glycoside hydrolase family 2 TIM barrel-domain containing protein, translating to MNRYFAGIALILGLTVNTSLKAQHDWENHQVFQINKEAPHATLFPYGSLESALKDRPEESPYYQSLNGLWKFNFAIRPADRPPDFYKSDYDASDWSLIPVPSNWEVEGYDHPIYLDEKYPFEAEWPDMQDDYNPVGSYLRTFEISENWSDRETILHIGAATSAIYVWVNGEQVGYSQGSKTPAEFNITKYLEKGTNRIALQVFRWSDASYIESQDMLRLSGIERDVYLYAIPKVHVYDFFARTSLTDNYTSGDLALDIELKNYTSEKKTVTADIKLLDNDNEYEPVLERQQKIVLNAASSNQVNIKSVIENIRPWTAETPNLYTLIISLKYGNTVQEVITDQLGFRTVTIENGQLLVNGQPIYIKGVDRHETDPHTGHVVSKASMENDIRLMKLNNINAVRSSHYPNNPYWYELTDKYGMYVIDEANIESHPLANSAETQIGNEMSWLPAHMDKTQRMFHRDKNHPSIIIWSLGNEAGYGKVFEATYDWLKAHDSRPVQYEPAELERYTDIFCPMYPSISKLENYAAKNPDRPLIMIEYAHAMGNSVGNLQDYWDVIEKYSVLQGGYIWDWVDQSLEYVNDQGVPYYAYGHDYHPGLPTDGNFLNNGLVNPKREPHPHLYEVKKVYQPIKFSMTDAKTGKFEVFNKNFFKDLSDYTLTWELLANGKPVNSGVVPMPNVPARQKKTFFIPVNDLLSSPNAEYYITISALQNTEVPLIPIGHEVAWDQFYLGGSNIKEPQGPVEGALSVSEKGNAVTVSGNGFTAKFDKKQMLLTSYELNGNELLLSSLKPNFWRPPTDNDLGNNMQEWAVIWKNTWSKSKLIDYQVKKDRTKINIIASFKSGEPAVSYTITYGIDLSGKVEIQMAFTPEEVGLPNLPKIGFQTRLSGKYHNMQWYGRGPHETYWDRKTSGKIGIYQGRVWDQLHKYSRPQETGNKTDLRWLKLTDDKGTGLRISSELIFSASAWQLDPEDLEFQAAAQGASSASGLVPVPSKHGADLIPRDFITLNIDHKQMGVGGDTSWGRLVHEEYTIPARPYTFKFVIEPMVGH from the coding sequence ATGAACAGGTATTTTGCAGGGATCGCTCTGATTTTAGGTTTAACAGTAAACACTTCGCTTAAGGCACAGCACGACTGGGAGAACCACCAGGTATTTCAGATCAATAAAGAGGCTCCCCATGCCACACTATTTCCCTATGGCAGCCTGGAGTCGGCACTGAAAGACAGGCCGGAGGAATCCCCCTATTACCAGTCCTTAAACGGACTTTGGAAATTTAATTTTGCCATCAGGCCGGCAGATCGCCCTCCGGATTTTTATAAAAGTGATTACGATGCCAGTGACTGGAGCCTGATCCCCGTACCATCAAACTGGGAAGTTGAGGGCTACGACCACCCTATCTATTTGGATGAAAAGTACCCTTTTGAAGCAGAGTGGCCTGATATGCAGGATGACTACAATCCCGTGGGGTCCTATCTCAGAACTTTTGAGATCAGTGAGAACTGGAGCGATCGTGAAACTATTTTACACATAGGTGCTGCTACCTCTGCTATTTATGTATGGGTAAACGGAGAGCAGGTTGGTTACTCTCAGGGATCAAAAACACCGGCAGAGTTTAACATCACAAAATACCTGGAAAAAGGTACTAACCGTATTGCTTTACAGGTTTTCAGGTGGAGCGATGCCAGTTATATCGAAAGTCAGGACATGCTGAGGCTCTCCGGCATAGAGCGCGATGTATACCTTTATGCTATTCCCAAAGTGCATGTTTACGACTTTTTTGCCAGAACCTCGCTAACCGATAATTATACTTCAGGAGACCTTGCTCTGGACATAGAGCTAAAAAATTACACTTCAGAAAAAAAGACGGTTACAGCAGATATTAAACTCTTGGATAATGACAATGAGTATGAGCCTGTTCTGGAAAGACAGCAAAAAATAGTACTAAATGCTGCTTCTTCGAACCAAGTCAATATTAAAAGTGTCATAGAAAACATTCGTCCATGGACAGCAGAAACACCCAATCTGTATACCCTGATTATTAGTCTCAAGTACGGAAATACGGTACAGGAAGTAATCACAGATCAGCTGGGTTTTCGCACCGTTACGATAGAAAACGGCCAGCTACTTGTAAATGGTCAGCCAATATACATCAAAGGTGTTGACCGCCACGAGACTGATCCCCATACCGGGCATGTGGTTTCCAAAGCCAGCATGGAAAACGACATCAGACTAATGAAGCTAAATAATATCAATGCCGTGCGGTCAAGCCATTATCCTAATAATCCATACTGGTATGAGCTCACCGATAAATATGGAATGTATGTGATCGATGAAGCCAACATTGAAAGCCACCCATTGGCCAATAGCGCAGAAACCCAGATAGGCAATGAAATGAGTTGGCTGCCGGCACACATGGACAAAACCCAGCGCATGTTCCATAGAGATAAGAATCACCCTTCGATCATCATCTGGTCGTTAGGCAATGAGGCTGGTTATGGAAAAGTATTTGAAGCGACTTATGACTGGTTGAAAGCCCATGACAGCAGGCCTGTTCAGTATGAGCCTGCCGAACTGGAAAGGTATACAGACATCTTTTGCCCGATGTATCCATCAATTTCAAAACTGGAGAACTATGCTGCCAAAAATCCGGACAGGCCTTTGATCATGATCGAGTATGCCCATGCCATGGGTAACTCCGTAGGCAACCTTCAGGATTATTGGGATGTGATAGAAAAGTACTCGGTACTGCAAGGAGGCTATATATGGGACTGGGTCGATCAGTCACTGGAGTATGTAAATGATCAGGGTGTACCATACTATGCCTATGGACACGATTATCACCCGGGACTGCCAACAGATGGTAATTTTCTGAATAATGGTCTGGTGAATCCAAAGCGTGAGCCGCACCCGCATTTGTACGAAGTGAAAAAGGTTTATCAGCCCATTAAATTTTCAATGACAGATGCCAAAACAGGTAAATTCGAAGTGTTCAACAAAAATTTCTTCAAGGACCTGTCCGACTATACCCTTACCTGGGAGCTGCTGGCAAACGGTAAGCCCGTAAATAGTGGTGTGGTCCCTATGCCCAATGTACCGGCAAGGCAAAAGAAAACGTTCTTTATTCCGGTCAATGACCTTTTGTCATCACCTAATGCGGAATACTACATTACCATAAGTGCTTTGCAAAATACAGAAGTACCGCTGATCCCTATAGGTCATGAGGTTGCCTGGGATCAGTTTTATCTGGGAGGCTCTAACATCAAAGAACCTCAGGGACCAGTTGAAGGTGCACTTTCTGTTTCCGAAAAAGGGAATGCTGTAACCGTGAGTGGTAACGGATTTACCGCAAAATTTGATAAGAAGCAGATGTTGCTCACAAGCTATGAATTGAATGGGAACGAGCTGTTATTATCGTCCCTGAAGCCGAATTTCTGGAGGCCTCCCACGGATAATGATCTTGGCAATAATATGCAGGAATGGGCAGTCATTTGGAAAAATACCTGGTCAAAAAGTAAGTTAATTGATTATCAGGTAAAAAAGGACAGAACCAAAATTAATATTATAGCGAGTTTTAAAAGCGGGGAGCCGGCAGTAAGTTATACCATTACCTATGGCATAGACCTAAGCGGAAAAGTAGAAATACAGATGGCATTTACACCAGAGGAGGTGGGGCTCCCCAACTTGCCAAAAATTGGTTTTCAAACCCGCTTATCCGGTAAATACCATAATATGCAGTGGTATGGCCGTGGCCCTCATGAAACCTATTGGGATCGAAAAACCTCAGGAAAAATAGGAATATATCAGGGCAGGGTTTGGGATCAGTTGCACAAATACTCCCGCCCACAGGAGACCGGGAATAAAACAGACCTTCGTTGGTTGAAGCTTACCGATGATAAGGGAACAGGTTTAAGAATTTCATCTGAACTGATTTTTTCTGCCAGTGCGTGGCAGCTTGATCCGGAAGACCTGGAATTTCAGGCTGCTGCCCAAGGAGCATCCTCTGCGTCAGGTCTGGTACCAGTACCTTCAAAGCACGGGGCTGACCTTATCCCCCGCGACTTTATTACACTTAATATAGATCATAAACAGATGGGCGTAGGGGGAGACACTTCCTGGGGAAGGTTGGTACATGAGGAGTATACCATACCCGCCAGACCCTACACTTTTAAGTTTGTCATAGAGCCTATGGTCGGCCATTAA